The DNA sequence CTGGAAATCGCAGCCAATGCCGACCGCGTTTGCCAACCCTGGACGCATCGCGGTTCGGCCTGGAATGCCGCGCTATTATGGAAGAAATCCAGTCGCTGCCGGAAGTGGACTTTTGCGAGCTTACGTTTGCCCTGAGAAAGGAAATGTTTAATTATCGGCAGGCAGTCAATCGCAGGGGAGAAAAGCACACGCCGGAAGGAACTGTGTTTGTGTTCACTCCTTTGCAATCGCAAATTTGGAACGCATTGGAAGGCAAGGCACTAAAAAAACAACCGCTGGCCGATGAAATTTGCGGAAGCGACGGCGGGAGGCTCTACAAAACAGGCGGGATTAAAGAGCTTATTGATGCCGGAAAAGTGCAACATAAACACGGCGTGGGATACTACCGCCCCGATGCCCCGCCGATGAGCTAGTGGTGAAACTAAGTTGCACCTAAGTCGCCACTAACTATCTACTATCTTGCACCTGCTTTTCTGCGCGGTCTTTGACATTATTCGTTTGTGCTTTGTTTTTTTTCGCACGAACGAAAGGTGTAAAGATGATTGATGTATCGCGCGAGACACTCTGCTCGCTGCCCGAAGCCTGCCGGCTGATCCCTGGCCGGCCGCATCTGGCAACTATTTACCGCTGGTTCCGGCGCGGCGTGCGCGGTGGAATCAGACTCGAAACCGCGCTAGTGGGTGGACGGAGGTACACAAGCCGCGAA is a window from the Pirellulales bacterium genome containing:
- a CDS encoding DUF1580 domain-containing protein produces the protein MIDVSRETLCSLPEACRLIPGRPHLATIYRWFRRGVRGGIRLETALVGGRRYTSRE